A single window of Nocardioides kongjuensis DNA harbors:
- a CDS encoding transglutaminase domain-containing protein, which yields MQLHIDHVTGFEYDGLVSASYNEARMTPQSAAHQTVTHSAVEVAPHPWAQSYRDYWGTMVTAFEVLAPHRELTVTATSVVRTEPAPVRAGAVATTWDDLAVGDDDLTEFLTLSDRVRPPEDLTGRTAALVADGATPADVAEEVFRLVHDEVEYRPGSTDVHAEAATAWRQRSGVCQDIAHLAIGALRAAGVPCRYVSGYLLPNPDPVVGEETHGESHAWLEWWADGWHAFDPTNDLPPGERHVVVAAGRDYADVRPLSGIYTGAGTSRMFVDVRITRLA from the coding sequence GTGCAGCTGCACATCGACCACGTGACCGGCTTCGAGTACGACGGCCTGGTCAGCGCGTCGTACAACGAGGCCCGGATGACCCCGCAGAGCGCCGCCCACCAGACCGTCACCCACTCGGCCGTCGAGGTGGCACCGCACCCGTGGGCACAGTCCTACCGGGACTACTGGGGCACGATGGTGACGGCCTTCGAGGTGCTCGCACCGCACCGCGAGCTCACGGTGACCGCGACCTCGGTGGTCCGCACCGAGCCGGCCCCGGTCCGTGCCGGCGCCGTGGCGACGACCTGGGACGACCTGGCCGTCGGGGACGACGACCTCACGGAGTTCCTCACGCTGAGCGACCGGGTCCGGCCGCCCGAGGACCTCACCGGTCGGACCGCGGCGCTCGTGGCCGACGGAGCGACCCCGGCCGACGTGGCCGAGGAGGTGTTCCGTCTCGTCCACGACGAGGTCGAGTACCGGCCCGGCTCCACCGACGTGCACGCCGAGGCGGCGACCGCGTGGCGGCAGCGCAGCGGCGTGTGCCAGGACATCGCGCACCTCGCGATCGGGGCTCTGCGAGCAGCGGGCGTCCCGTGCCGGTACGTCTCCGGCTACCTGCTGCCGAACCCGGATCCCGTCGTGGGCGAGGAGACGCACGGCGAGTCGCACGCCTGGCTGGAGTGGTGGGCCGACGGCTGGCACGCCTTCGACCCCACCAACGACCTCCCCCCGGGAGAGCGGCACGTGGTCGTCGCAGCCGGCCGCGACTACGCCGACGTCCGTCCGCTGAGCGGCATCTACACCGGGGCCGGTACGTCGCGGATGTTCGTCGACGTCCGGATCACCCGGCTCGCCTGA
- a CDS encoding NAD(P)H-dependent flavin oxidoreductase, with translation MHTALCDAFGIEYPIFAFTPSEHVAAAVSRAGGLGVLGCVRFNDTDELDRVLTWMDENTDGKPYGVDVVMPMKIPTEGTSADLSSYIPEDHKKFVDETLLKLGVPPLPEGEGREGVLGWLHSVARSHVDVALQHRPVLIANALGSPPVDVIEQCHEAGLKVAALAGAPKHALSHVANGVDIIIAQGYEAGGHTGEIASMVLTPDIVDAVGPDVPVLGAGGIGSGRQIAASLALGAQGVWTGSIWLGTEEYRNLAGNKGWETAFLRATSSDTVRTRIYTGKPARLLKTRWTEAWSEEGAPAPLPMPLQNLLVADAHNRINASGDPDVISMPIGQIVGRMNEVRPVAEVVADLVAEFEATVKKLDGIAGI, from the coding sequence ATGCACACCGCCCTGTGCGATGCCTTCGGCATCGAGTACCCGATCTTCGCCTTCACCCCGTCCGAGCACGTCGCGGCCGCGGTCTCGCGAGCCGGAGGCCTGGGCGTGCTGGGATGCGTCCGGTTCAACGACACCGACGAGCTCGACCGCGTCCTGACCTGGATGGACGAGAACACCGACGGCAAGCCCTACGGCGTCGACGTGGTCATGCCGATGAAGATCCCCACCGAGGGCACCTCGGCCGACCTGTCGTCGTACATCCCCGAGGACCACAAGAAGTTCGTCGACGAGACCCTCCTCAAGCTCGGCGTCCCGCCGCTTCCGGAGGGCGAGGGGCGGGAGGGCGTCCTCGGCTGGCTGCACTCCGTCGCCCGCTCCCACGTCGACGTCGCGCTGCAGCACCGCCCGGTGCTCATCGCCAACGCGCTCGGCTCGCCGCCGGTCGACGTGATCGAGCAGTGCCACGAGGCCGGGCTCAAGGTCGCGGCGCTGGCCGGGGCGCCGAAGCACGCGCTGAGCCACGTCGCCAACGGCGTCGACATCATCATCGCCCAGGGCTACGAGGCCGGTGGTCACACCGGCGAGATCGCCAGCATGGTCCTGACTCCCGACATCGTCGACGCCGTCGGCCCGGACGTACCGGTCCTCGGTGCCGGTGGCATCGGCTCCGGCCGGCAGATCGCTGCTTCGCTGGCCCTCGGCGCGCAGGGCGTGTGGACCGGCTCGATCTGGCTCGGCACCGAGGAGTACCGCAACCTCGCCGGCAACAAGGGCTGGGAGACCGCATTCCTGCGGGCCACCTCGTCCGACACGGTGCGCACCCGGATCTACACCGGCAAGCCGGCCCGCCTGCTCAAGACCAGGTGGACGGAGGCCTGGTCGGAGGAGGGGGCGCCCGCGCCGCTGCCGATGCCGCTGCAGAACCTCCTCGTCGCCGACGCCCACAACCGGATCAACGCGTCCGGCGACCCCGACGTGATCTCCATGCCGATCGGTCAGATCGTCGGCCGGATGAACGAGGTCCGCCCGGTCGCCGAGGTCGTCGCCGACCTGGTCGCCGAGTTCGAGGCGACCGTCAAGAAGCTCGACGGCATCGCCGGGATCTGA
- a CDS encoding AMP-binding protein, with the protein MALNIADLFEHAVDAVPDKPAVQVGDDVISFAELEAESNKLAHYLQAQGIGTGDHVGLYAKNSIEHVIALIGILKVRAVAINVNYRYVAGELEYLFDNADLVGLVHDRVYAPLVAEVAPRFPDLRTIIAVPNPLEPGDASDLSSFGGVTLEDALAGQSDARDFGPRSADDIHIIYTGGTTGFPKGVMWRHEDFWRVLGGGIDFMTAEPLEEYDQSKKALQDSLVTLPLSPLMHGGAQASLLMHLFAGQVTILEPKFDPVRTWELVDKHGVQMLFMTGDAMAVPLIDAYEAGGYDGQTLFAIASSAAIFSKSVKERWMKHFPNAVFTDSVGSSETGFQGTGLQDASALSTDGPVVSIPPTTVILGDDNQLLDPVRDVGKIGRTARSGNVPVGYYKDPEKSAKTFVEIDGVRYSIPGDNARIEEGNRITLLGRGSNCINTGGEKVYPEEVEQAIKAHPGVYDVLVVGLPDEKYGQTVAAVVEPRPGHQVELEDLRTFLRAHLSGYKLPRALTIVEEIPRNATGKAQYPRAKELALAAREQHNENEGANA; encoded by the coding sequence GTGGCCCTGAACATCGCCGATCTCTTCGAACACGCCGTCGACGCCGTTCCCGACAAGCCCGCCGTCCAGGTGGGAGACGACGTCATCTCCTTCGCCGAGCTGGAAGCCGAGTCCAACAAGCTCGCGCACTACCTGCAGGCGCAGGGCATCGGGACGGGCGACCACGTCGGCCTGTACGCGAAGAACAGCATCGAGCACGTCATCGCGCTGATCGGGATCCTCAAGGTCCGCGCGGTCGCCATCAACGTCAACTACCGCTACGTCGCCGGTGAGCTCGAGTACCTCTTCGACAACGCCGACCTGGTCGGCCTGGTCCACGACCGGGTCTACGCCCCGCTGGTCGCCGAGGTCGCGCCGAGGTTCCCCGACCTGCGGACCATCATCGCGGTGCCCAACCCGCTCGAGCCCGGCGACGCGAGCGACCTGTCGTCCTTCGGCGGCGTCACCCTCGAGGACGCGCTCGCCGGCCAGTCCGACGCCCGTGACTTCGGTCCCCGCAGCGCCGACGACATCCACATCATCTACACCGGCGGCACCACCGGCTTCCCGAAGGGCGTCATGTGGCGCCACGAGGACTTCTGGCGGGTGCTCGGCGGCGGCATCGACTTCATGACCGCCGAGCCGCTCGAGGAGTACGACCAGTCGAAGAAGGCGTTGCAGGACAGCCTCGTCACGCTGCCGCTGAGCCCGCTCATGCACGGCGGCGCGCAGGCCTCGCTGCTCATGCACCTGTTCGCCGGCCAGGTCACCATCCTGGAGCCGAAGTTCGACCCGGTCCGCACCTGGGAGCTCGTCGACAAGCACGGCGTGCAGATGCTGTTCATGACCGGTGACGCCATGGCGGTACCGCTGATCGACGCCTACGAGGCCGGCGGGTACGACGGCCAGACCCTGTTCGCCATCGCCTCCAGCGCCGCGATCTTCTCCAAGTCGGTGAAGGAGCGCTGGATGAAGCACTTCCCCAACGCCGTCTTCACCGACTCGGTCGGCTCCTCGGAGACCGGCTTCCAGGGCACCGGTCTGCAGGACGCCAGCGCGCTCTCGACCGACGGCCCGGTCGTGTCGATCCCGCCGACCACCGTGATCCTCGGCGACGACAACCAGCTGCTCGACCCGGTCAGGGACGTCGGCAAGATCGGCCGCACCGCCCGCTCGGGCAACGTCCCGGTCGGCTACTACAAGGACCCGGAGAAGTCGGCGAAGACCTTCGTCGAGATCGACGGGGTGCGCTACTCGATCCCCGGCGACAACGCCCGGATCGAGGAGGGCAACCGGATCACGCTGCTCGGTCGCGGCTCCAACTGCATCAACACCGGCGGCGAGAAGGTCTACCCGGAGGAGGTCGAGCAGGCGATCAAGGCGCACCCCGGCGTGTACGACGTCCTGGTGGTCGGGCTGCCCGACGAGAAGTACGGCCAGACCGTCGCCGCCGTTGTCGAGCCCCGCCCCGGCCACCAGGTCGAGCTCGAGGACCTGCGCACCTTCCTGCGTGCGCACCTGTCCGGCTACAAGCTGCCCCGCGCGCTGACGATCGTCGAGGAGATCCCGCGCAACGCCACGGGCAAGGCCCAGTACCCGCGGGCCAAGGAGCTCGCCCTGGCCGCCCGCGAGCAGCACAACGAGAACGAAGGAGCGAACGCCTGA
- a CDS encoding crotonase/enoyl-CoA hydratase family protein: MSDCLVEQDGHKLVVTMNRPERRNALSSEMLRIMESAWDRVNEDPEIRVCILTGAGGYFCAGMDLKAADDKPPSESFESGAYDPTTIKGLLKGFRLTKPLIAAVEGPAIAGGTEILQGTDIRVAGESAKFGVAEARWSLYPLGGSAVRLPRQIPYTVAAELLLTGRTLGAPEAKELGLIGHVVPDGEALAKAHEIADRIAANGPLAVQAILKTMRDSEGKHEEECWADDARIGAAVFSSEDAKEGPRAFLEKRAAEFKGR, from the coding sequence ATGAGTGATTGCCTCGTCGAGCAGGACGGCCACAAGCTGGTCGTCACCATGAACCGGCCGGAGCGCCGCAACGCGCTCTCGAGCGAGATGCTGCGGATCATGGAGTCCGCCTGGGACCGGGTCAACGAGGACCCCGAGATCCGGGTCTGCATCCTCACGGGGGCCGGCGGCTACTTCTGCGCCGGCATGGACCTCAAGGCGGCGGACGACAAGCCGCCGTCGGAGAGCTTCGAGTCCGGCGCCTACGACCCGACCACGATCAAGGGCCTGCTCAAGGGCTTCCGGCTCACCAAGCCGCTGATCGCGGCGGTCGAGGGACCGGCCATCGCGGGCGGCACCGAGATCCTCCAGGGCACCGACATCCGGGTCGCGGGCGAGTCGGCGAAGTTCGGCGTCGCCGAGGCCCGCTGGTCGCTGTACCCGCTGGGGGGCTCCGCGGTGCGGCTCCCCCGCCAGATCCCCTACACCGTCGCGGCGGAGCTGCTGCTGACCGGCCGCACCCTCGGTGCCCCGGAGGCCAAGGAGCTCGGCCTGATCGGCCACGTCGTCCCCGACGGCGAGGCGCTCGCGAAGGCGCACGAGATCGCGGACCGGATCGCGGCCAACGGCCCGCTCGCCGTCCAGGCGATCCTCAAGACGATGCGCGACTCCGAGGGCAAGCACGAGGAGGAGTGCTGGGCCGACGACGCCAGGATCGGCGCCGCGGTCTTCTCCTCCGAGGACGCCAAGGAGGGCCCGCGCGCCTTCCTCGAGAAGCGCGCGGCGGAGTTCAAGGGCCGCTGA
- a CDS encoding HAD family hydrolase: protein MADLVVGFDLDLTLIDTVPGFRDVLLELGRELGVELPVEEMTDKLGPPLDLLLAPYLPADVIPAAGDRFRALYPDHAIANVPVLPGAHDAIAAVRRHGGRVLVVTGKFAPNAQLHLDHTGLDVDLLEGWVWGVGKADVLRREGASIYVGDHVHDVEGARAAGVTSVSVLTGGCTEEELRAAGTDVVLPGLADFPAWLDTHLAGARR, encoded by the coding sequence ATGGCGGATCTCGTCGTCGGGTTCGATCTCGACCTGACCCTCATCGACACCGTGCCCGGGTTCCGGGACGTGCTGCTCGAGCTCGGACGCGAGCTGGGCGTGGAGCTCCCGGTCGAGGAGATGACGGACAAGCTCGGGCCGCCGCTCGACCTCCTGCTGGCGCCCTACCTGCCCGCCGACGTCATCCCGGCCGCGGGCGACCGGTTCCGCGCGCTCTACCCCGACCACGCGATCGCCAACGTGCCGGTGCTGCCCGGCGCGCACGACGCCATCGCCGCCGTACGACGCCACGGCGGGCGGGTCCTGGTCGTCACCGGCAAGTTCGCACCGAACGCGCAGCTGCACCTGGACCACACCGGCCTCGACGTCGACCTGCTCGAGGGCTGGGTGTGGGGTGTCGGCAAGGCCGACGTGCTGCGCCGCGAAGGTGCGTCGATCTACGTGGGTGACCACGTCCACGACGTCGAGGGCGCGCGGGCCGCCGGCGTCACCAGCGTCTCGGTGCTCACGGGTGGCTGCACCGAGGAGGAGCTGCGTGCCGCCGGGACGGACGTCGTGCTGCCGGGTCTCGCGGACTTCCCGGCCTGGCTCGACACCCACCTCGCGGGGGCGCGCCGCTGA
- the fadD8 gene encoding fatty-acid--CoA ligase FadD8 has protein sequence MTDTLRTPAHNGHLMVAALKRHANRPIVHLGDVTLTGKETADRISQYIQAFESLGAGRGTPGALLALNRPEVLFILGAGQTQGFQRTSLHPLGSADDHAYVINDAGITTLVIDPYFAGRAVELLGKCPGLKQVLTIGPVPPELAEVGTDLTEVAASFEPQPFQAALLEPDHITSITYTGGTTGKPKGVIGTVRAFSTMAQVQMAEWEWPEEPRFLMCTPLSHAGAAFFVPVVLKGGTLFVSSRFDPAEVLATIEEKRINSLMLVPTMLYALMDHPDSRTRDLSSLETVYYGASAINPVRLKEAIERFGPIFAQYYGQSEAPMVISYFPKGDHVDASGAPIESRLTSCGRPSAYLRAALLDESGNPVEPGEPGEICVAGPLLSAGYWQLPEATAETFRDGWMHTGDVAREDEDGFWYIVDRTKDMIVTGGFNVFPREVEDVIAEHPAIAQVGVIGTPHEKFGEAVTAVVVLREGFELTDEVVAEIKDAVKERKGSVQSPKDVLAVDALPLTALGKPDKKALRARFWTGERSVG, from the coding sequence GTGACCGACACGCTCCGCACGCCTGCCCACAACGGCCACCTCATGGTCGCCGCCCTCAAGCGCCACGCCAACCGCCCGATCGTGCACCTCGGCGACGTGACGCTGACCGGCAAGGAGACCGCGGACCGGATCTCGCAGTACATCCAGGCCTTCGAGTCGCTCGGCGCCGGACGCGGGACGCCGGGTGCGCTGCTCGCGCTGAACCGACCCGAGGTGCTCTTCATCCTCGGTGCCGGGCAGACCCAGGGCTTCCAGCGGACCTCGCTGCACCCCCTCGGGTCGGCCGACGACCACGCCTACGTCATCAACGACGCCGGCATCACCACCTTGGTGATCGACCCGTACTTCGCTGGGCGCGCGGTGGAGCTGCTCGGCAAGTGCCCCGGTCTCAAGCAGGTCCTCACCATCGGCCCGGTCCCGCCGGAGCTCGCCGAGGTCGGCACCGACCTGACCGAGGTGGCGGCGTCCTTCGAGCCGCAGCCCTTCCAGGCCGCGCTGCTCGAGCCGGACCACATCACCTCGATCACCTACACCGGTGGCACGACCGGCAAGCCCAAGGGCGTGATCGGCACGGTGCGCGCCTTCTCGACGATGGCGCAGGTCCAGATGGCCGAGTGGGAGTGGCCCGAGGAGCCGCGCTTCCTCATGTGCACGCCGCTCTCGCACGCCGGTGCCGCCTTCTTCGTGCCGGTCGTGCTCAAGGGCGGCACCCTGTTCGTGTCCTCCCGGTTCGACCCGGCCGAGGTGCTCGCGACCATCGAGGAGAAGCGGATCAACTCCTTGATGCTCGTGCCGACCATGCTCTACGCGCTGATGGACCACCCCGACTCGCGCACGCGCGACCTGTCGTCGCTGGAGACCGTCTACTACGGCGCGTCCGCGATCAACCCGGTCCGGCTCAAGGAGGCCATCGAGCGGTTCGGCCCGATCTTCGCCCAGTACTACGGGCAGTCCGAGGCGCCGATGGTGATCAGCTACTTCCCGAAGGGCGACCACGTCGATGCCTCGGGCGCGCCGATCGAGTCCCGGCTGACCTCGTGCGGCCGGCCGTCGGCCTACCTGCGCGCAGCGCTGCTCGACGAGTCGGGCAACCCGGTCGAGCCGGGCGAGCCGGGCGAGATCTGCGTCGCCGGACCGCTGCTCTCGGCGGGCTACTGGCAGCTGCCCGAGGCGACCGCCGAGACCTTCCGCGACGGTTGGATGCACACCGGCGACGTGGCCCGCGAGGACGAGGACGGCTTCTGGTACATCGTGGACCGCACCAAGGACATGATCGTCACCGGCGGCTTCAACGTCTTCCCGCGCGAGGTCGAGGACGTCATCGCCGAGCACCCGGCGATCGCCCAGGTCGGTGTCATCGGTACGCCGCACGAGAAGTTCGGCGAGGCGGTCACCGCGGTCGTGGTGCTGCGCGAGGGCTTCGAGCTGACCGACGAGGTCGTCGCCGAGATCAAGGACGCAGTCAAGGAGCGCAAGGGCTCCGTGCAGTCCCCGAAGGACGTGCTCGCCGTCGACGCGCTCCCGCTCACGGCGCTCGGCAAGCCGGACAAGAAGGCCCTGCGGGCGCGGTTCTGGACGGGGGAGCGCTCCGTCGGGTGA
- a CDS encoding LLM class F420-dependent oxidoreductase: MKLGLQLGYWSAQPPQGVGDLVAAAEDAGFDAVFTAEAWGSDAFTPLAWWGRETSTVRLGTSIVQMSGRTPTSIAMHALTLDHLTGGRVILGMGVSGPQVVEGWYGVPFSKPLARTREVVSIIRQVLARDAPVTNDGPHHPLPYNGPGAVGLGKPLKPIVHPLRADLPIWLGAEGPKNVAQTAEIADGWIPIFYTPRSAGMYQPWLDEGFARPGARRTRDDFEIAATCHLQVVENAEQKQAVIDGMKPFVSLYMGGMGAKEQNFHHQVFTRMGYGELADEVQGLYLSGEKDKATALIPDELVDDMHIIGTPGEVKERVAQWEETGVTTLLLSCRSAAEIRGIAELLA; encoded by the coding sequence ATGAAACTGGGCTTGCAGCTGGGTTACTGGTCCGCGCAACCGCCGCAGGGCGTCGGCGACCTCGTCGCCGCCGCGGAGGACGCGGGCTTCGACGCCGTCTTCACCGCCGAGGCGTGGGGGAGCGATGCGTTCACGCCGCTGGCCTGGTGGGGCCGCGAGACCTCGACGGTCCGGCTCGGCACCTCGATCGTGCAGATGTCCGGCCGCACCCCGACCTCGATCGCGATGCACGCGCTGACCCTCGACCACCTGACCGGTGGCCGGGTCATCCTGGGCATGGGCGTCAGCGGCCCGCAGGTCGTCGAGGGCTGGTACGGCGTGCCCTTCTCGAAACCGCTGGCCCGCACTCGTGAGGTGGTCTCGATCATCCGTCAGGTGCTCGCCCGCGACGCGCCGGTCACCAACGACGGGCCGCACCACCCGCTGCCCTACAACGGCCCCGGTGCCGTCGGCCTCGGCAAGCCGCTCAAGCCGATCGTGCACCCGCTGCGCGCCGACCTGCCGATCTGGCTGGGGGCGGAGGGCCCCAAGAACGTCGCCCAGACCGCCGAGATCGCCGACGGCTGGATCCCCATCTTCTACACGCCCCGGAGTGCCGGCATGTACCAGCCGTGGCTCGACGAGGGCTTCGCCCGACCCGGTGCCCGTCGTACCCGCGACGACTTCGAGATCGCCGCCACCTGCCACCTCCAGGTCGTCGAGAACGCCGAGCAGAAGCAGGCCGTCATCGACGGCATGAAGCCGTTCGTCTCGCTCTACATGGGCGGGATGGGCGCCAAGGAGCAGAACTTCCACCACCAGGTCTTCACGCGCATGGGGTACGGCGAGCTGGCCGACGAGGTCCAGGGGCTCTACCTGTCCGGCGAGAAGGACAAGGCCACCGCCCTCATCCCCGACGAGCTGGTCGACGACATGCACATCATCGGCACGCCCGGCGAGGTGAAGGAGCGGGTCGCGCAGTGGGAGGAGACCGGCGTCACCACGTTGCTCCTGTCCTGCCGCAGTGCCGCCGAGATCCGGGGGATCGCCGAGCTGTTGGCCTGA
- a CDS encoding Zn-ribbon domain-containing OB-fold protein — protein MSRTLSAPVTVAFDYTRSTGPVVGRFLSGLRDGVVVGGRTSTGQVVVPPLEFDPVTHEATTEFVEVSSVGTVTSWTWVPEPVKDQPFDRPFAFALVTLDGADVPLLHALDVASPDEVTTGMRVRVRWAAERVGHINDIACFEPLAPGEAGSAVAATTSDAPVTGVVTPVSLDYKYAASPEESLFYRGLNEGRIMGQRCPTCQKVYVPPRSACPSDGTPTVEEVELSQTGTITTFCVVNVPFLGQKITPPYVSAYVLLDGADIALLHLILGVPAEEVRMGMRVKAVWKPKDEWAYSLENIDHFAPTGDPDADFDTYKHHL, from the coding sequence ATGAGCCGCACCCTCTCGGCGCCGGTCACCGTCGCCTTCGACTACACCCGATCGACCGGCCCCGTCGTCGGTCGCTTCCTCTCCGGACTGCGTGACGGAGTGGTCGTGGGCGGACGGACCTCGACCGGCCAGGTCGTCGTCCCCCCGCTCGAGTTCGACCCCGTCACCCACGAGGCGACGACCGAGTTCGTGGAGGTCTCCTCCGTCGGCACGGTCACGTCCTGGACGTGGGTTCCCGAGCCGGTGAAGGACCAGCCGTTCGACCGGCCCTTCGCGTTCGCGCTGGTCACCCTCGACGGGGCCGACGTGCCGCTCCTGCACGCGCTCGACGTCGCGTCGCCCGACGAGGTGACGACCGGCATGCGGGTGCGGGTGCGCTGGGCCGCGGAGCGGGTCGGCCACATCAACGACATCGCCTGCTTCGAGCCGCTGGCGCCCGGCGAGGCCGGGTCGGCCGTCGCGGCCACCACCAGTGACGCGCCGGTGACCGGTGTCGTCACCCCGGTCTCGCTCGACTACAAGTACGCCGCCTCTCCCGAGGAGTCGCTGTTCTACCGCGGCCTCAACGAGGGCCGGATCATGGGCCAGCGCTGCCCGACCTGCCAGAAGGTCTACGTCCCGCCGCGCAGCGCCTGCCCGTCCGACGGCACGCCGACCGTGGAGGAGGTCGAGCTCTCGCAGACCGGCACCATCACCACGTTCTGCGTCGTCAACGTGCCCTTCCTCGGCCAGAAGATCACCCCGCCGTACGTCTCTGCGTACGTCCTCCTCGACGGCGCCGACATCGCGCTGCTGCACCTGATCCTCGGCGTCCCCGCCGAGGAGGTCCGGATGGGCATGCGGGTCAAGGCGGTCTGGAAGCCGAAGGACGAGTGGGCGTACTCCCTGGAGAACATCGACCACTTCGCGCCGACCGGCGACCCCGACGCCGACTTCGACACCTACAAGCACCACCTCTGA
- a CDS encoding thiolase domain-containing protein, whose amino-acid sequence MRDVAVVGFAQRQMPEFDGSPTCVELLVPVFKELYEQTGWTRKDVGFWCSGSSDYLAGRSFSFVQAVDAIGVIPPVNESHVEMDLAWAMYEAWLKIQTGEVDTALVYAFGKSSAGVLRRTLALQLEPYTMTPLWPDTVSLAGLQARAGIDAGLWDERAMAEVANRSLTDAEKNEHAIRKGGSSVEELLARPMYADPLRKHDCSPVTDGVAALVLAAGDRAREVRERPAWLTGISHYIDPMGMGVRDLTRSPSAQRAGAALDLDGVEVAELHAPFSHQELILRAELGLGDDVAINPSGGALASNPMFSGGGIRVGEAATRIWSGEADKALAHATSGPALQQNLVCTLEGSI is encoded by the coding sequence ATGCGTGACGTCGCCGTCGTCGGGTTCGCCCAGCGACAGATGCCTGAGTTCGACGGGTCCCCGACCTGCGTCGAGCTCCTCGTGCCGGTGTTCAAGGAGCTCTACGAGCAGACCGGCTGGACCCGCAAGGACGTCGGGTTCTGGTGCTCCGGCTCCTCCGACTACCTCGCCGGCCGTTCCTTCTCGTTCGTCCAGGCCGTCGACGCGATCGGCGTGATCCCGCCGGTCAACGAGTCGCACGTGGAGATGGACCTCGCCTGGGCCATGTACGAGGCCTGGCTCAAGATCCAGACGGGCGAGGTCGACACCGCCCTCGTCTACGCCTTCGGCAAGAGCTCGGCCGGCGTGCTGCGCCGCACGCTCGCCCTCCAGCTCGAGCCCTACACGATGACCCCCCTGTGGCCGGACACCGTGTCGTTGGCCGGCCTCCAGGCCCGCGCGGGCATCGACGCCGGCCTCTGGGACGAGCGGGCCATGGCCGAGGTCGCCAACCGCTCGCTCACCGACGCGGAGAAGAACGAGCACGCCATTCGCAAGGGTGGCTCGTCGGTCGAGGAGCTGCTCGCGCGGCCCATGTACGCCGACCCGCTGCGCAAGCACGACTGCTCACCCGTCACCGACGGCGTCGCGGCCCTCGTGCTCGCCGCGGGCGACCGGGCCCGCGAGGTCCGCGAGCGTCCCGCCTGGCTCACCGGCATCTCCCACTACATCGACCCGATGGGCATGGGCGTGCGCGACCTGACCCGGTCGCCGTCGGCGCAGCGCGCCGGCGCCGCCCTGGACCTCGACGGCGTCGAGGTCGCGGAGCTGCACGCGCCGTTCAGCCACCAGGAGCTCATCCTCCGCGCTGAGCTCGGGCTCGGCGACGACGTCGCCATCAACCCCTCGGGCGGCGCGCTCGCGAGCAACCCGATGTTCTCCGGTGGAGGCATCCGCGTCGGCGAGGCAGCGACGCGGATCTGGTCCGGCGAGGCCGACAAGGCCCTCGCCCACGCGACCAGCGGTCCCGCCCTGCAGCAGAACCTCGTCTGCACCCTGGAAGGAAGCATCTGA